One window of Pseudacidobacterium ailaaui genomic DNA carries:
- a CDS encoding carbohydrate porin: MRKEFFIFFLILCPPYAGAQTSSTLPAAPVPQQQRGIAIDLFSQRSPSSEAGVSPEERQIPDAPEITMFPHSNTAPWWISGQTNIIFQAHPPFHSPYQGPNSLHGAGEYKTSLLGTLFLGYQPHQHVRYNTDFIVDFESAGGRGLSEALGLAGFTNLDVVRNPNLSSKPYLARGEIHQTIGLSRETTEADRGPFSLATQVPVRRFEFRIGKLSLPDVFDINSVGSDSHLQFTNWTIDNNGAWDYAADTRGYTVAAVAEYDDRNWSARYGIAAMPVVANGIDLDWAFSRASGQNMEVELRHSFIPGRKGVTRILSYVNHAHMGNYREAVQAYLNGEDPSPEITKHEHFGAVKYGFGWNNEQEITEDFRIFSRFGWNEDQHESFAYTEVGQTVSFGGDLQGVRWGRPVDKIGVAFVSNAIKRDHQNYLKYGGLGFLLGDGRLHYGRENIVESYYNWHTWRGLYFALGLTHIDNPGYNRDRGPVWVPSIRMHVDY; the protein is encoded by the coding sequence TTGCGCAAAGAATTTTTTATTTTTTTCCTGATTTTGTGTCCGCCGTATGCGGGCGCACAGACTTCGTCCACGCTTCCTGCCGCTCCTGTCCCCCAGCAGCAGCGGGGAATCGCAATCGACCTGTTTTCGCAACGCAGCCCGTCGAGCGAAGCGGGGGTGTCTCCAGAAGAACGCCAGATTCCAGATGCTCCTGAGATCACGATGTTTCCTCATAGCAACACTGCACCATGGTGGATCTCAGGCCAAACCAATATCATTTTTCAGGCCCACCCGCCTTTTCACTCGCCTTATCAAGGCCCAAACAGTCTCCATGGAGCAGGCGAGTACAAGACCTCCCTGCTGGGGACGCTCTTTTTGGGATATCAGCCCCATCAGCATGTCCGCTATAACACGGACTTCATCGTAGACTTCGAGAGCGCCGGAGGACGTGGACTCAGCGAGGCCCTGGGACTTGCCGGATTTACCAACCTGGACGTTGTCCGCAACCCGAACCTGAGCTCCAAACCATATCTCGCACGCGGTGAAATTCATCAGACAATTGGCCTTAGCCGGGAAACCACCGAGGCCGACCGCGGACCTTTTTCACTGGCCACGCAGGTCCCAGTGCGCCGGTTCGAGTTCCGCATCGGCAAACTGAGTTTGCCCGATGTCTTTGACATCAACTCTGTCGGGAGCGACAGCCACCTTCAGTTTACGAACTGGACCATAGATAACAATGGGGCATGGGACTATGCCGCCGATACGCGAGGCTATACCGTTGCGGCAGTCGCCGAATACGACGACCGCAACTGGAGCGCACGTTATGGAATCGCGGCCATGCCTGTTGTCGCCAATGGTATTGACCTGGACTGGGCCTTCTCTCGCGCCAGCGGTCAGAACATGGAGGTTGAGCTCCGCCACTCCTTCATTCCTGGACGCAAAGGAGTAACGCGCATCCTGAGCTATGTAAACCATGCGCATATGGGCAATTACCGAGAGGCCGTCCAGGCTTATCTGAATGGCGAAGATCCCTCACCGGAAATCACGAAACATGAACACTTCGGAGCGGTGAAATATGGCTTTGGCTGGAACAATGAACAGGAAATCACAGAAGACTTCCGCATCTTTAGCCGCTTTGGATGGAATGAAGACCAGCATGAATCGTTTGCCTATACAGAAGTAGGCCAAACCGTTTCTTTTGGCGGCGATCTTCAGGGGGTCCGTTGGGGCCGTCCTGTAGACAAGATCGGAGTGGCCTTTGTCTCCAACGCCATCAAACGGGACCACCAGAACTACCTGAAATATGGTGGCCTCGGCTTCCTGTTAGGCGATGGAAGGCTCCATTATGGCCGTGAAAATATTGTGGAAAGCTACTACAACTGGCACACCTGGCGCGGCCTCTATTTTGCGCTGGGTCTGACCCACATTGACAATCCCGGATATAACCGGGACCGCGGCCCGGTTTGGGTGCCTTCGATACGGATGCACGTCGACTATTAG
- a CDS encoding c-type cytochrome: MKCAFAVTATMFLLSISLAAQEMPAQPRPHMSMPKPTNLQVLPKDISPEELMKLMGSYSQALGVHCSFCHEVNEQTHRPDFASDAKPDKAIARTMIAMTQTINQKYLSTINDPDATPEMKTVTCGTCHRGNTMPAPFVPKTAEHAPPGGPAMQK; the protein is encoded by the coding sequence ATGAAGTGCGCTTTCGCCGTCACCGCCACGATGTTCCTGCTCAGCATTTCCCTGGCTGCTCAAGAGATGCCCGCACAGCCCCGCCCCCACATGTCCATGCCGAAACCGACCAACCTCCAGGTACTTCCCAAAGACATATCGCCCGAAGAATTGATGAAGTTGATGGGCAGCTACTCGCAGGCGCTTGGAGTGCATTGCAGCTTCTGTCATGAAGTCAACGAGCAGACCCATCGGCCAGATTTTGCCTCGGACGCCAAACCGGACAAGGCCATCGCCCGGACGATGATTGCCATGACACAGACCATTAATCAGAAATACCTGTCTACCATTAACGATCCCGACGCGACTCCGGAAATGAAGACTGTAACTTGCGGGACCTGTCATCGCGGCAATACCATGCCTGCGCCCTTTGTTCCCAAGACGGCAGAACACGCTCCGCCGGGCGGCCCTGCAATGCAAAAATAG
- a CDS encoding DNA-3-methyladenine glycosylase, with product MSATNKVVSLLPRSFYEHSPEVTAKNLLGKVLVRDYQGQRLSGRIVETEAYFGLDDPAAHASAGRTSRNAVLFGLPGVAYVYFIYGMYYCLNVSCEPEGQAGCVLIRALEPLDGTEIMAKLRHLPSVAKSRLLASGPGRLCQALDITRSSHNGVDVTSTSSDLRIEDDGYQPEELMVTPRVGIRHAKDRLARFLIPGNPYISRKF from the coding sequence ATGTCAGCCACCAATAAGGTTGTCTCTCTTCTCCCGCGGTCCTTCTATGAGCATTCGCCAGAAGTGACTGCCAAAAACCTTCTGGGAAAGGTCCTCGTCCGCGACTACCAGGGACAAAGGCTTTCTGGACGTATCGTGGAAACGGAGGCCTATTTTGGGCTGGATGATCCGGCCGCCCACGCCTCGGCCGGACGTACGTCACGAAATGCTGTCCTTTTTGGCCTGCCAGGAGTGGCTTATGTCTACTTCATCTATGGAATGTACTATTGCCTGAATGTTTCCTGTGAGCCAGAAGGGCAGGCCGGGTGTGTCCTTATCCGCGCACTTGAGCCTCTGGACGGAACGGAAATCATGGCCAAACTGCGCCATCTTCCCTCTGTGGCGAAATCCCGGCTTCTCGCCTCAGGCCCGGGACGCCTCTGTCAGGCGCTGGACATTACCCGGTCCTCCCACAACGGAGTGGATGTAACCAGCACGTCCTCTGACCTCAGAATTGAGGATGACGGATATCAACCGGAGGAACTCATGGTGACGCCCCGTGTCGGAATCCGCCATGCCAAGGACCGCCTGGCACGCTTCCTTATCCCGGGCAATCCATACATTTCACGAAAGTTCTAA
- the bcp gene encoding thioredoxin-dependent thiol peroxidase, with translation MEVNDIVPDFALLDDQEKTIHLSDYAGTPVVLFFYPRADTPGCTIEACGFRDVFKKIQKAGAVVLGISRDTPKAQAKFKAKYDLPYPLLADVDEKVCNLFGVLKEKNMYGKKVKGIERTTFLIGPDRTLLKVFPKVKPEGHAEEVLETLKSIQK, from the coding sequence ATGGAAGTCAACGACATAGTTCCTGATTTTGCTCTCCTGGATGACCAGGAGAAAACCATCCACCTTTCAGATTACGCCGGAACTCCGGTCGTATTGTTTTTTTATCCACGCGCCGATACACCAGGCTGTACGATTGAGGCCTGTGGCTTTCGCGATGTCTTTAAAAAAATCCAGAAGGCCGGCGCAGTCGTGCTCGGCATCTCACGCGATACGCCGAAGGCCCAGGCCAAATTCAAGGCAAAATATGATTTACCCTACCCCCTTCTTGCTGATGTAGACGAAAAAGTCTGCAATCTGTTTGGTGTTCTTAAAGAAAAGAACATGTACGGGAAGAAAGTAAAAGGAATTGAACGGACGACTTTTTTGATTGGCCCGGACCGCACGCTGCTCAAGGTCTTTCCGAAGGTCAAACCTGAAGGTCATGCCGAAGAGGTGTTGGAGACCCTGAAAAGCATCCAAAAATAA